CGCGTCGGAGAGCACCTGCACCGGCACGACGCCGCGCAGCAGCTTTTCGAAGGGCTCCCCGGAGCTGAGCGAGGCGGCAACTGCCTCGGAGATCATCTCCTTGCCGCTTCCCGGCATGCCGTTGCGCTCCATGTGGTCATCGAGCAGCGGCGCCGCAACGGCCATGATCTTCTCGCTGACCACCAGGGGCCCGGCACTGTCCAGGTTCCGAGCCAGCGCCCCGGTGTGCACCTGCAGCCCCTCGGCCAGTTCAGCCAGGTGGGCGGCCGCTCCCCCGGCCAGGCGCAGCATGGAGCGCAGGGCCTGCCACTCCACGTGCCAGGACCCGCTGGGACGCTCGTCGTCTGCTGCCGCCGCGGCGGCCTGCAGCTGCACCCCGTGGCCAGGCGCGGCCAGCGCGGCGCTGCGGATCAGGACGGACAGGACCGGGTTCTGCTTCTGCGGCATGGCCGAGGAACCGCCGCGCCCGGCGGCACGGGGTTCGGATACCTCGCCGATCTCGGGGCGGCTGAGCAGCAGGACGTCGTTGGCCATTTTCCCGGCGGCAGCGGTGAAGTCCTGCAGGGCGTTGCCCAGGGCGGTGACGGGAAGCCGGTTGGTCTGCCACGGCGCCACGGGGTGGGACAGCCCGAGCGCGTCAGCAAGGCGTTCGGTGAGGTCGAAACTGCTGATCCGTCCACCTTCGGGCTGTGCGCCGGCAGCCGCCGTGGTGAGGGCAGCGAGGGTACCCGAGGCACCGCCCCACTGCAGGGGCAGGGCAGCGGCCGCGGTGCGCAGGTTCGTGGTGGCCTGCCCGACGCCGTGCAGCCACTGGGCGGCGCGCAGGCCGAAGGTTGACGGCGTCGAATGCTGGGTCAGGGTCCGGGCCACGCACAGCGTTGCGGCATGCTCCCGGGCCAGGTTTCCCAGCCCTGCGGCGGCGCGGTCCGCGTCGGCCGCAATGACGTCCAGTGCGCGGCGGGACATCAGCATCAGCGCGGTGTCCATAACGTCCTGGCTGGTGGCGCCGCGGTGGACTGCGGCGGCCGCTGCAGCTCCCCCCGGCCCGGACCGCACCCGTGCGCGCAGGTCGGCCAGCAGCGGTATTACCGGGTTCCCGCCGCCCTGGGCACGCACGGCCAGGGACGCGGCGTCGTACTGGGACGCGTCACTTGCCTCGGCCACCGCTTCGGGAGCGGAGGGGCCGGCCCGGCCGGCGGCGGCCAGCACCCGCACCCATTCCAGTTCAACATCCAGGAGGGTTTGGAGCAGCTGCCGGTCTCCGGTCAGCTCCGCCGCGGGCGTCCCTGCCCAGACCGGCGCGAGCAGCCCGTAGTCGGCGCTCTGTGCAGCATCCATGCCTAGGCTCCCGGGTAGGTCAGGAAAACGGTTTCATTCTCGCCCTGGAGGCTGACGTCCCAGCGCAGCCCGCCGTCCGCTTCACGGGTGGCAATGAGCGTACGCCGGCGCTCCTCGGGGAGCGAGGACAGCAGGGAGTCGCGGGCCAGGGCCGCTTCATCGTCCGGCAGGTACATCCGCGTGTGCAGCTTGTTCAGAAGGCCGCGGGCAAAAATGACAACGGAAATAAAGGGCGCGGAGCCTGTCTCGGCAGGACCGGGATTCACCGTGGTGAATGTGTAGTTTCCGGCATTGTCCACCGCCGTGCGTCCCCAGCCGGTGAAGGTGTACCCGTCACGGACGAGCGAACCTGCGCGCTGCGCAATGTTGCCCGCGGCGTCGGCCTGCCAGATTTCCAGCAGGGCGTCGGGAACGGGGTCCCCTGCGCCGTCCGTGACCGTGCCCTGCAGCCGCACACTGCCGGGCATGCCCGGCGCCGCCAGCTGGTTGTCCTTCTCGAAAGGGAGGGCGTAGCCGTAGAACGGCCCGATAGTCTGCCCGGGCGTGGCCGTCAGCTTCTGCTCGCTCATGGTTGTGCATCCTCGTCTTCCATCCACGTGCGGTTGCTGCCGCTGAGCACAATGTCCCAGTTATAGCCGGTAGCCCATTCGTGGGCGGTGATGTTGTGGTCATACGTTGCCACCAGCCGGTCCCGGGCCAACTGGTCGGTAATGGACTGGTAGATCGGGTCCAGCGCAAAGAGCGGATCGCCGGGGAAGTACATTTGGGTAATCATCCGCTGGGTGAAGTCGGTGCCGAAGAGCGAGAAATGGATGTGCGCCGGCCGCCAGGCGTTGTGGTGGTTTTTCCACGGGTAAGGTCCGGGCTTGATGGTGGTGAACTCGTAGAACCCGTCATCCGTGGTGAGGCAGCGGCCCACACCGGTGAAGTTCGGATCCAGCGGCGCCGGGTGCTGGTCCCGTTTGTGGATGTAGCGCCCGGCGGAGTTGGCCTGCCATATTTCCACCAGCTGGTTCCGCACCGGCCGGCCGTCGCCGTCGAGGATGCGGCCGCGCACGATGATCCGCTCCCCCATGGGCTCGCCGTTGTGCTGGATGGTCAGGTCACTCTCCAGCGCGTGGACGTCCTGGTGCCCGAAGGCCGGGGACCACAGTTCAATGGTTTCCGGATCCACATGGCGGGGATCCTTGGTGGGGTGGCGCAGGAGGGAACTGCGGTAGGGAGAGAAGTCCACGCGGGGTTGGGTTTCCTCCGCGGCGCCGTCGTCCAGCGTTTTGCCGTAGGCCGCGTGGATACTGCCGATCTCGGCCGAGATTTGGTCCTGGGTGGCCTCTGCAGCGTCCGGTTTTTCAACGACATGGCTGTTCGAGAAAAGATCCTCTTCCATTTCCATGGTTTTCCTTTCGGTGGAACGCACCGTCGCGCTCCGGCTATTCTCCAAGCATCCACGTGGTGGGGACCACACTACACTGTCTGTTCACTTCAAGTACAGGTGTTCGCAATGCGAACGGGTTAGGCGTTGGGCCAGCCGGTGTACGCCTCGGCGAGATAGGCGCTGCCGTGCCGGGAGCCGACGACGCCGCCCAGTTCACCCAGCGCACGCTTGCGTTCGAACGGGCCGGCGTCAGCCCGCGTGTGCAGCATGGACGTCATCCAGTAGCTGAAGTTCTGCGCCCGCCATACCCGCTGCAAGGCCTTGTCACTGTAGCCCTCCAGCAGATCCCGCGAGCCGGTTGCGTAGAAGGAATCGACGGCTTCGAAGAGGACCCGGACATCGGCCAGGGCCAGGTTAAGCCCCTTGGCACCGGTGGGCGGGACAGTGTGTCCGGCGTCGCCGGCAAGGAACAGGTTCCCGTACCGCAGCGGTTCGCAGACGTAGCTGCGGAACTTCAGCACGGACTTGTCGAAAATGGATCCGCGCTGCAGCCCAAAACCGTCCGGGCCGTCTACCCGGGCCTGCAGTTCATCCCAGATCTGCTCTTCGCTCCATGCCGCCGGATCCTCGTCCGGATCACACTGGAAATACATCCGCTGCACGGTGTCCGAACGCTGGCTGATCAACGCGAACCCGCGGTCGGAGTTGGCATAGACCAGCTCCGGGGCGCTGGGCGGAGCAGCGGTAAGGATTCCGAACCAGGCGAAGGGGTACTCGATGAAGTTGTCCGTGCGTGCCTCGGCGGGAATGGAGCGCCTGCAGATCCCGCCGGAGCCGTCGGAGCCAACCAGGATGTCGCAGTGGATCTCGTACCCGGTCCCCGCCGCATCGGTGAAGCGGATCTTGGGGACGTCCGTGGCCAGGTCCGCCACGGCGGTGTCAGAGACGCCGTACCGGACGTCGCCGTTGTCCCGGGCCCGGGCCGCCGCCAGGTCGGTGAAGACCTCGTTCTGCGGGTACAGCCAGACGGACTCCCCCACCAGGTCCTCGAAGTCGAGGCGGTGGCTTTCGCCGCCGAAGCGCAGGTCGATGCCCTCGTGCCGGGTGCCCTTATCCAGGACCCCGCTGCCCACGCCCGTCTCGGTAAGCATCCGGACGCTGCCGTGTTCCAGGATGCCGGCCCGGTGGGTGGTGCGGATGGTTTCGTGGTCCCGTTTGTCCACCACTATGGAGCCGATGCCGGAGGTGGAGAGCAGATGCGAGAGCATCAGCCCGGCCGGGCCTGCGCCCACTATGCCGACCTGCGTCTTGAGGATAGTGCGCCCTGCGCCCATTGATTACTCCCTTGGAATCTTGTAGCGGACACTACCTCCAAGTGTGGCTGCGGGCACACGGGAGAGCCAAAGTGGCTCCCCCGTACAGCGCAGCTCCGGGTTAAACGCGGCAGGTCCCGCACCCTTGAGGGTGCGGGACCTGCCGTTAGTGCGCGCTTTCCTTAGCGGAAGTCGCTGCCCATGTCGTAGTCATCCAGCGGGATGGCATGGAACTCGGGGCTCAGGCCGCCGTCGACTCCGGCGTAATCGAAGTCGCTGAAGGCGCTCGGGCCGGTGAACAGGTTGGCCTTTGCTTCTTCGGTCGGCTCGACAGTGACCTCGGTGTAACGGGGCAGGCCCGTTCCGGCCGGGATCAGCTTACCGATGATGACGTTCTCCTTGAGGCCGAGCAGCGGATCGCTCTTGCCTTCCATGGCGGCCTGCGTCAGGACGCGGGTCGTTTCCTGGAAGGAAGCTGCGGACAGCCAGGACTCGGTGGCCAGGGAGGCCTTGGTGATACCCATCAGTTCCGGACGGCCCGAAGCAGGCTTCTTGCCTTCCGAAACCACGCGGCGGTTCTCGCTTTCGAAGCGGCGGCGTTCGGTCAGCTCACCCGGGAGCAGATCGGAGTCGCCGGACTCGATCACGGTCACGCGGCGCAGCATCTGGCGGACAATGACCTCGACGTGCTTGTCGTGGATGCCCACACCCTGGCTGCGGTACACGCGCTGGACTTCGTCCACCAGGAACTCCTGTGCCTTGCGCGGGCCGAGGATACGGAGGATCTGCTTGGGATCCACCGCACCGAAGACCAGCTGCTGGCCAACCTCGACGTGGTCGCCGTCGGCAACCAGCAGGCGGGCACGGCGCAGGACCGGGTACGCGATTTCCTCGGAGCCGTCATCGGGAGTGACAACCAGGCGCATCTGGCGGTCGGTCTCTTCGATGGTGACCCGGCCCGCGGTCTCGGAGATCGGAGCAACGCCCTTGGGGGTACGTGCTTCGAAGAGCTCCTGGATACGGGGCAGACCCTGGGTGATGTCCTCAGCGGAAGCAACACCACCGGTGTGGAAGGTACGCATGGTCAGCTGGGTACCCGGCTCACCAATGGACTGTGCGGCGATGATGCCCACGGCCTCGCCGATGTCCACGGTCTTACCCGTGGCCAGGGAGCGGCCGTAGCAAAGTGCACAGGTACCGACGGCGGACTCACAGGTGAGTACGGAGCGGACCTTGATGTCGGTGACACCGGCTTCGAACAGCTTCGCGATCAGCACGTCGCCAACATCGTCGCCGCCCTTGGCCAGGACGTTGCCCTGGTCATCGGTGACGTCGGTGGCCAGCGTACGGGCGTAGGCCGAGTTCTCGACCTCTTCGTGCAGCTGCAGTTCGCCGTTGGCATCCGGAACCGCGATGGTCACGTTCAGGCCGCGCTCGGTACCGCAGTCTTCCTCGCGGACAATAACGTCCTGGGAAACGTCCACCAGGCGACGGGTCAGGTAACCCGAGTTGGCGGTACGAAGGGCGGTATCGGCAAGACCCTTACGGGCACCGTGGGTGGCGATGAAGTACTCCAGCACCGACAGGCCCTCACGGTAAGAGGACTTGATCGGGCGGGGGATGATCTCACCCTTAGGGTTAGCCACCAGGCCGCGGATACCGGCGATCTGCCGGACCTGCAGCCAGTTACCACGGGCACCGGAGGACACCATGCGGTTGATGTTGTTGAATTCGGGCATGTTCGCCCGCATTGCAGCAGCAACCTCGTTGGTGGCCTTGTTCCAGATGTCGATCAGTTCCTGGCGGCGCTCGTCTTCAGCGATCAGGCCCTTGCCGTACTGGCTTTCAACCTTGGCGGCCTGGGCTTCGTAGCCTTCCATAATGGCCGGCTTGTCGATCGGAGCCGCGATGTCGGAGATGGCGACGGTAACGCCCGAGCGGGTGGCCCAGTAGAAACCGGCGTCCTTCAGGTTGTCCAGCGTGGCAGCCGTAACGACCTTCGGGTACCGCTCGGCGAGATCGTTGACGATCGCGGAGAGCTGGCCCTTGTCCGCAACTTCCGGCACCCACGGGTAATCCGCAGGCAGCGTCTGGTTGAAGATGACCTGTCCGAGGGAGGTTTCGATGAGGGCAGGAGTGCCCTCTTCCCAACCTTCCGGAGCGGGCTGGCTTGCGCTGGGGACAAAGCCGTCAACACGCATCTTCACCAGCGAGTTCAGGTGCAGCTCGCCCATGTCGAAGGCCATGATGGCTTCCGACATCGAACCGAACACACGGCCTTCGCCAACAGCACCGGGGCGCTTGGTGGTGAGGTGGTGCAGGCCGATGATCATATCCTGCGAGGGCAGGGTGACCGGGCGGCCGTCGGACGGCTTCAGGATGTTGTTCGAGGACAGCATGAGGATGCGTGCTTCAGCCTGGGCTTCGGGGCTCAGCGGCAGGTGCACTGCCATCTGGTCACCGTCGAAGTCAGCGTTGAAGGCGCCGCAGACCAGCGGGTGCAGCTGAAGGGCCTTGCCTTCAACAAGCTGCGGCTCGAAGGCCTGGATGCCGAGGCGGTGCAGGGTGGGTGCACGGTTGAGCAGCACCGGGTGTTCGGTGATGATCTCTTCCAGTACGTCCCAGACCTGCGGACGGAAACGCTCGACCATGCGCTTGGCGCTCTTGATGTTCTGGGCGTGGTTGAGGTCAACCAGGCGCTTCATCACGAACGGCTTGAAGAGCTCCAGGGCCATCTGCTTGGGCAGACCGCACTGGTGCAGCTTCAGCTGCGGGCCAACCACGATGACGGAACGGCCGGAGTAGTCAACGCGCTTACCCAGCAGGTTCTGGCGGAAGCGGCCCTGCTTGCCCTTGAGCATGTCGGACAGCGACTTCAGCGGACGGTTGCCCGGTCCGGTGACCGGACGGCCGCGGCGGCCGTTGTCGAACAGGGAGTCAACAGCTTCCTGAAGCATGCGCTTTTCGTTATTCACGATGATCTCGGGGGCACCGAGATCCAGCAGGCGCTTCAGGCGGTTGTTGCGGTTGATCACGCGGCGGTACAGGTCGTTGAGGTCGGACGTCGCGAAACGGCCGCCGTCGAGCTGGACCATCGGGCGCAGTTCCGGCGGGATGACCGGGACGGCGTCCAGGACCATGCCCAGCGGGCTGTTGGAGGTGGTCAGGAATGCGTTGACAACCTTCAGGCGCTTCAGGGCACGCGTCTTGCGCTGGCCCTTGCCGTTCTGGATGATGTCGCGCAGGTTCTCCGACTCGGCCTGCATGTCGAAGTCTTCAAGACGCTTCTTGATGGCTTCGGCACCCATGGAGCCTTCGAAGTACAGGCCGTAGCGGTCCCGCAGTTCGCGGTAGAGGCCTTCGTCGCCTTCCAGGTCGCCGACCTTGAGGTTCTTGAACCGGTCCCAGACCTGCTCGAGGCGCTCGATGTTGTTGTCGGCATCGCGGCGGACCTTGGCCATCTGGCGGTCGGCGGAGTCCCGGGCCTTCTTCTTGTCGGCAGCCTTGGCGCCTTCGCCTTCCAGGCGGGCAAGCTCGCCTTCGAGGTCCTTGGCGATGGCAGCGATGTCGGAGTCGCGCTGGTCGACGAGGTGCTTGCGCTCCAGGTCGTGCTCGGCCTGCAGGTTCGGCAGTTCGGCGTGGCGGTTCTCTTCGTCAACCGAGGTAATCATGTAGGCAGCGAAGTAGATGACCTTCTCGAGGTCCTTCGGTGCCAGGTCCAGCAGGTAGCCCAGGCGGGAGGGGACACCCTTGAAGTACCAGATGTGGGTCACGGGAGCGGCGAGCTCGATGTGGCCCATCCGCTCGCGGCGGACCTTGGCACGGGTTACCTCGACGCCGCAGCGCTCACAGATGATGCCCTTGAAGCGCACGCGCTTGTACTTGCCGCAGTAGCACTCCCAGTCACGGGACGGACCGAAGATCTTTTCGCAGAAAAGACCGTCCTTCTCCGGCTTCAGGGTTCGGTAGTTGATAGTTTCCGGCTTCTTGACTTCGCCGTAAGACCAGCCACGGATTTCATCCGCGGTGGCAAGGCCGATTCGCATGAGGCCGAACGTGGAATCGTTGGACATGGGTCCCTGTTCTCTCTTGTTCTCTAAATCTGAATGTCTCGGGTGCGGAAAAGACTGAAGGTGACCCACCCTGCGTCCGCCGGACGGTTCGGGTTAGGCGGCTTTAATATTCCTGCAAGCTCTGCGAGCAAGGAATTTCGTTGCCGCCGTTCCGAACCGCCCGACGGACTCCCGGGCGGATCTACCAGCTAAACCTCTTCGACGGAGCTGGGCTCTGCGCGGGACAGATCGATACCCAGTTCCTCCGCGGCCCGGAAGACTTCTTCATCCGAGTCACGCATTTCAATCGTGTTGCCTTCGGTGGAGAGGACTTCCACGTTCAAGCAGAGCGACTGCATTTCCTTGATCAGGACCTTGAACGATTCCGGAACACCGGGCTCCGGGATGTTTTCGCCCTTGACGATGGCTTCGTAGACCTTCACGCGGCCATGGATGTCATCGGACTTGATCGTGAGCAGTTCCTGCAGCGTGTAGGCGGCGCCGTACGCCTCCAGGGCCC
This Arthrobacter sp. zg-Y20 DNA region includes the following protein-coding sequences:
- a CDS encoding lyase family protein; translated protein: MDAAQSADYGLLAPVWAGTPAAELTGDRQLLQTLLDVELEWVRVLAAAGRAGPSAPEAVAEASDASQYDAASLAVRAQGGGNPVIPLLADLRARVRSGPGGAAAAAAVHRGATSQDVMDTALMLMSRRALDVIAADADRAAAGLGNLAREHAATLCVARTLTQHSTPSTFGLRAAQWLHGVGQATTNLRTAAAALPLQWGGASGTLAALTTAAAGAQPEGGRISSFDLTERLADALGLSHPVAPWQTNRLPVTALGNALQDFTAAAGKMANDVLLLSRPEIGEVSEPRAAGRGGSSAMPQKQNPVLSVLIRSAALAAPGHGVQLQAAAAAADDERPSGSWHVEWQALRSMLRLAGGAAAHLAELAEGLQVHTGALARNLDSAGPLVVSEKIMAVAAPLLDDHMERNGMPGSGKEMISEAVAASLSSGEPFEKLLRGVVPVQVLSDADLLSLLDPAQYLGEAAALIERITAAYPGKPSA
- the pcaG gene encoding protocatechuate 3,4-dioxygenase subunit alpha; translation: MSEQKLTATPGQTIGPFYGYALPFEKDNQLAAPGMPGSVRLQGTVTDGAGDPVPDALLEIWQADAAGNIAQRAGSLVRDGYTFTGWGRTAVDNAGNYTFTTVNPGPAETGSAPFISVVIFARGLLNKLHTRMYLPDDEAALARDSLLSSLPEERRRTLIATREADGGLRWDVSLQGENETVFLTYPGA
- the pcaH gene encoding protocatechuate 3,4-dioxygenase subunit beta; translation: MEEDLFSNSHVVEKPDAAEATQDQISAEIGSIHAAYGKTLDDGAAEETQPRVDFSPYRSSLLRHPTKDPRHVDPETIELWSPAFGHQDVHALESDLTIQHNGEPMGERIIVRGRILDGDGRPVRNQLVEIWQANSAGRYIHKRDQHPAPLDPNFTGVGRCLTTDDGFYEFTTIKPGPYPWKNHHNAWRPAHIHFSLFGTDFTQRMITQMYFPGDPLFALDPIYQSITDQLARDRLVATYDHNITAHEWATGYNWDIVLSGSNRTWMEDEDAQP
- a CDS encoding 4-hydroxybenzoate 3-monooxygenase, with translation MGAGRTILKTQVGIVGAGPAGLMLSHLLSTSGIGSIVVDKRDHETIRTTHRAGILEHGSVRMLTETGVGSGVLDKGTRHEGIDLRFGGESHRLDFEDLVGESVWLYPQNEVFTDLAAARARDNGDVRYGVSDTAVADLATDVPKIRFTDAAGTGYEIHCDILVGSDGSGGICRRSIPAEARTDNFIEYPFAWFGILTAAPPSAPELVYANSDRGFALISQRSDTVQRMYFQCDPDEDPAAWSEEQIWDELQARVDGPDGFGLQRGSIFDKSVLKFRSYVCEPLRYGNLFLAGDAGHTVPPTGAKGLNLALADVRVLFEAVDSFYATGSRDLLEGYSDKALQRVWRAQNFSYWMTSMLHTRADAGPFERKRALGELGGVVGSRHGSAYLAEAYTGWPNA
- a CDS encoding DNA-directed RNA polymerase subunit beta'; translated protein: MSNDSTFGLMRIGLATADEIRGWSYGEVKKPETINYRTLKPEKDGLFCEKIFGPSRDWECYCGKYKRVRFKGIICERCGVEVTRAKVRRERMGHIELAAPVTHIWYFKGVPSRLGYLLDLAPKDLEKVIYFAAYMITSVDEENRHAELPNLQAEHDLERKHLVDQRDSDIAAIAKDLEGELARLEGEGAKAADKKKARDSADRQMAKVRRDADNNIERLEQVWDRFKNLKVGDLEGDEGLYRELRDRYGLYFEGSMGAEAIKKRLEDFDMQAESENLRDIIQNGKGQRKTRALKRLKVVNAFLTTSNSPLGMVLDAVPVIPPELRPMVQLDGGRFATSDLNDLYRRVINRNNRLKRLLDLGAPEIIVNNEKRMLQEAVDSLFDNGRRGRPVTGPGNRPLKSLSDMLKGKQGRFRQNLLGKRVDYSGRSVIVVGPQLKLHQCGLPKQMALELFKPFVMKRLVDLNHAQNIKSAKRMVERFRPQVWDVLEEIITEHPVLLNRAPTLHRLGIQAFEPQLVEGKALQLHPLVCGAFNADFDGDQMAVHLPLSPEAQAEARILMLSSNNILKPSDGRPVTLPSQDMIIGLHHLTTKRPGAVGEGRVFGSMSEAIMAFDMGELHLNSLVKMRVDGFVPSASQPAPEGWEEGTPALIETSLGQVIFNQTLPADYPWVPEVADKGQLSAIVNDLAERYPKVVTAATLDNLKDAGFYWATRSGVTVAISDIAAPIDKPAIMEGYEAQAAKVESQYGKGLIAEDERRQELIDIWNKATNEVAAAMRANMPEFNNINRMVSSGARGNWLQVRQIAGIRGLVANPKGEIIPRPIKSSYREGLSVLEYFIATHGARKGLADTALRTANSGYLTRRLVDVSQDVIVREEDCGTERGLNVTIAVPDANGELQLHEEVENSAYARTLATDVTDDQGNVLAKGGDDVGDVLIAKLFEAGVTDIKVRSVLTCESAVGTCALCYGRSLATGKTVDIGEAVGIIAAQSIGEPGTQLTMRTFHTGGVASAEDITQGLPRIQELFEARTPKGVAPISETAGRVTIEETDRQMRLVVTPDDGSEEIAYPVLRRARLLVADGDHVEVGQQLVFGAVDPKQILRILGPRKAQEFLVDEVQRVYRSQGVGIHDKHVEVIVRQMLRRVTVIESGDSDLLPGELTERRRFESENRRVVSEGKKPASGRPELMGITKASLATESWLSAASFQETTRVLTQAAMEGKSDPLLGLKENVIIGKLIPAGTGLPRYTEVTVEPTEEAKANLFTGPSAFSDFDYAGVDGGLSPEFHAIPLDDYDMGSDFR